A genome region from Trachemys scripta elegans isolate TJP31775 chromosome 2, CAS_Tse_1.0, whole genome shotgun sequence includes the following:
- the PRND gene encoding prion-like protein doppel, protein MITMVPSGFMIQISSPFRSSRMGRTQMVTCWMAMLLLVLCSDITLCRRGSSSKKASQNKSPPPVNKPSPPTKKESVKIPGTLCYTGQLLDIKLEPEEAKYYTDNFKKFPDCIYYPRCFQSLEPNATKDTLVSECFNVTVSLTENKLDLPEGKNATSVYSRVMWQVISHLCAMEFCCQPCSLALSIHGSFGWLAMLCLGSFISLTMQ, encoded by the coding sequence atgatcacaatggtcccttctggctttatgaTCCAAATCTCTTCCCCTTTCAGATCCTCCAGAATGGGAAGGACCCAGATGGTGACCTGCTGGATGGCTATGCTTTTGCTGGTGCTATGTAGCGATATCACCCTTTGTAGGAGGGGCTCCTCAAGTAAGAAAGCAAGCCAGAATAAAAGTCCTCCCCCCGTTAATAAGCCCAGCCCGCCAACCAAAAAAGAATCAGTGAAGATTCCAGGAACACTCTGTTACACCGGCCAATTGCTCGACATCAAACTAGAGCCCGAAGAGGCCAAATATTACACCGACAACTTCAAAAAGTTCCCCGATTGCATTTATTACCCTAGGTGCTTCCAGTCACTAGAGCCGAACGCAACTAAGGACACATTGGTTAGTGAGTGCTTTAACGTTACGGTGAGTCTGACTGAAAACAAACTGGACTTACCTGAAGGAAAGAACGCCACCAGTGTGTACTCCAGGGTCATGTGGCAAGTGATAAGCCACTTGTGTGCAATGGAATTCTGCTGCCAACCATGCAGCCTCGCTCTGTCGATCCACGGTTCCTTTGGTTGGTTAGCAATGCTTTGCCTCGGGAGTTTTATTTCTCTTACCATGCAATGA